The genomic stretch AAGGAGGGACGAAAAGGAGCCAAGTGGTGAAACATGCGGCTAATGATGAATATACTCATAAATGACCTCCCAATGAGAAATTCAAGAGGTGTAGAAACAACTGGATGTGGAGGAGAGGGTGAGGAAGGTAAGGGAGAGATAATAGCTGCTCGAAGGGTCGATGACAGCTAGCTAGTAACTAAAGACTATGGCAGATCAATGGAAACCCTAAAACTCTGTTAACATGTTAGGAATGCAAGACAAATATATTGCTATGTACAAAGTGCAACAAGCACCCCCCTCTAGTGACTAAATAATTATATGTAAAAAATACAATATGACTAAATAATAATATGTAAAAAATACAATACAAAGGACCAACATAATTCTGAAGAATTAGTGAGAAACACAAAGGCATAATATGATCTAGCATCTCAACTTAGTACTAGACAAAGGAAAACAAACCAATATGTCACTTTGCATTAAAGCAAGATTATTAATTCTTTTTTAAGTAACTTCCCATATTCCTCGTAAGCATAAAGACTACGACCAGTTTCACTAATGTAAACAAAAACAATACATATGTACGGTGATTTTGATATATACTGCAAcgtcccccctccccctccaaaAAAGTATTTGCTATATAGcagctttttttttccactcccccttttctctctctattTATCTGCACACATCATCTCAAATTGCCCTCCTACTTGGTTGCATTGAACCTGTGCCAAATAAACCAACAAAGATGTGCAAGCTAGAGTTCTTTCAATCTAGCATGACAACTAGTCATAATGATGACCAACTAGTCAGACCACTATAGTTACATCTATATATCCTAACTGTGGGAGTTTGCAGCCCCTCCTATCATCAAATGCCCATCCCAGATCCAAATGGTTATCCCCCACCTATTGTCATCTGCCATGGCTCCCCATCCCTGTCCTTGCCTGCCTACCACTCCACATCAACAATGTCACCAAATCAGGCAATGGTGCTATGCAGCTCTAATACCTATGAGAATGGTCATTCCATTTAGTTAGACATTTAGGTCCAAAGGGCTAATCGCCTGGCTGGCTATGGGATAGTAGAGTTGACATATGGTCTTGGCCACCTATTTTTTTTGCCAACAACAACAATATAAAAGCACTTTCATACAAAAAGCGGATGTAAGGGCATAATGGACCACTCACTTTTGGACAAAAAAAGGGGGAAATAGGAAATAGATGGGAATATgtggaaaatgaaaaaaaaacaatttggtGTACTAATTTTGGATTCTGAGTGGCATTCCTCTAACTGCCATGTCCCAAAGAAAACAATTCCAAGTGACCCTAACAAGCAATTTGCATTCTTTCAATTGCAGCATTTTAAAGTAGAACAGACCATATATACACATAAGGTATACCCAGGAGCTTGCAAAAAGTGAATCTATCAGGTATTCATACATGGTATATGAACATTTGTATCTATCCGTACTTATATATGCAGATCCTTAAAGAAAAAATTCGAGCGGCCATCATACCCATAGGAAATACAATATATGAACATTTGCTAATTGAAGTAAAGATAATTTACCTTTGCAAAAAGACTTGGGCATGAGGTGAAGCTCTTCTATTGGTATTTAACTCGCTTAGTATATTTTCATTAGACCTTGAGAATTCATCATCAAGAATAATAGACATTGTTCGAAGCGATGTTGCTTTAGATAAGACCAGTTTTATAAAGCACATCTCATTTGACAAACAGGAAATGTCATTTATCGTCACAACCTGAAGGCTGCCACACATCCCATTTGTCCATTGTGTATTCTGGAATTCTGTGTTTGCTTCAGTTTCCTGCTCTTGATCCCCATTAATCTTGAAAGAAGAAAACCGAGAAGGTCAATCAAAGGAGACAACATGACAACTTCCAAACAAGAAGAATGTGATCATCTTTAAGTCAGCATTCATACCGTTATTTCCAGTTCTTCAAGGCTAGGAGCATTCCTTAGCAAGCAGAAGGTTGCTAAAATGGAATACAATCCACAAAAGTGGGTGCAAAGAAACAAGCTCCTTAGATTGAAAAATTTGTATGGAAGTGTTTCCAGTAAAGTGTCATCacccattttctaaaaaaaagaaagtaaaGGGTCATCATCGAAGTGCTGAAAAACAAAAACTATTAACAACATGAAACTTGATGCATATGTAAACTACTTTGCAAATCCTGTTTGCTTCAAATTGTAGCTACCAAAAAGTATAGTGTGGAACTACAATGTTTGTATGTATATTTACTGCTACATTGCAAACCATATAAACAGTTCGATTAATCGTCTAAACATTAAACGGAGGGTGTCTGGCCGTCTAGCGTTTCAGATAACATTGACGATAGTCGACAGATCTACAAATTCTACTCCATTGCGCTTAATATAATGCAGTTCCATCAGTTTTGTACCATGATTTATCACAATTAACAGCTAATAGGGAGATGAGATATAGTAAAATGTACCGGTAGGTAGAATGTTGTGAGAGTGAGCTTCCTAGCATGAGCAACTCCGGCAAGGAATTCTCCCAAATCACCCTCGTACATATAGGTGTCCAAATCAATGGTAGCGTTGTCGAGACGCGGCAGCCCCCCAAATTGCCAGCCATAAACAACCACCGAAATGATTGTCAGGCTACGGAGATTGGGCGCCTCAATCACGCAACCCGCCAGCTCGTTGTTAAGGATATATGCATCAGATAGCATGAGAGCATCAAGCAAGGGCGACCCACGGACGATAGCCTCCAAGTCCTCGATCTCTGATAAATGGGCATCCACGAGCTCGAGGTCCTTGAGCAACGGGAAGCCGGCGAATCCCACGGGGCTGGTTGGGATGTCGCACCTGTGCAACTTGAGGGTCACGAGATGGCTAAAAGAGTAGATCGAGGAGCGGATGCTCAAGAGGCAGTCGTTGCTTCGGAGGTCCATGGACTGGACGTCCCGGAGGGACAAATCAACCAGCCAGTCGTCGACGCGGCACGCGGATTGCGAGTTGATGCGGATCGAGAAGTCCGGGATGCGGCCGGCGTAGCAGCTGAGGACGCTGTCGACAATCGACGGAGGCGTGCCGATGCCGTcgcggagggagagggagagcgtgGGGAGCGACTCCCAGCGGTGCCGCCAGGCGCGGCTGAGCGCGGAGGTGCGGACGACGTCGCGGAGGTCGAGCCGGGTTAGGATGCTGCCGTCGACCACGGCGTCAGGGAGGGACGACAGCgcgtccgccggcggcggcggcggcgcggggggctCCATGCGCCccaaaactctctctctctctctctctctctctctctctctctctctctcgcctaGAGAAACTGAAACGGCAGTCCACTGTCTTCGTGGTTTAGGGCAGTGTCAGATGAGGTGACGACTCTGCTCACGCAATCGTCGGCCGGTTGCCTTCTGTTACACGCCTCTTCAAAGTTCAAACGCCGGGGCAGGGGGGAAATGGTAGTGAAAGCCCAGACCCGGCCCAATGCCCCAAAAAACATGAGCCTAGGCCTGGCTTGAAGCCCATGCGTGCAAGACAACAGTTGGCAGATTCAGTTTTACCAGAATGAACATCTCAACTCTGAAAGATACAAACAGTAGACAAATGGCATTTTGAAGACAAAATTCGACAACAACATATCAGTGACATGATTTAATTGAGAGCATCATGTATGAAACTCAAATTTTCGATTTTCATAGTGGATGAAGTTTGTAGTTCGGTAGCAAGAAAAAGATTATCAGAGTGACAAAGGGGTAGTAATAATGAAAAACCTACAATGCAAAGGATCGACATGATCACATGACCTTTAGAGCTAGTTACAAACACAAAGTGATATGATCTTGCATAGCAACTTAGCATACAAAGAAAAACAGTCTGGTATGTCTCCATTCCTCCAAACAGAATCAGCAAG from Setaria italica strain Yugu1 chromosome II, Setaria_italica_v2.0, whole genome shotgun sequence encodes the following:
- the LOC111256394 gene encoding F-box/FBD/LRR-repeat protein At1g13570-like → MEPPAPPPPPADALSSLPDAVVDGSILTRLDLRDVVRTSALSRAWRHRWESLPTLSLSLRDGIGTPPSIVDSVLSCYAGRIPDFSIRINSQSACRVDDWLVDLSLRDVQSMDLRSNDCLLSIRSSIYSFSHLVTLKLHRCDIPTSPVGFAGFPLLKDLELVDAHLSEIEDLEAIVRGSPLLDALMLSDAYILNNELAGCVIEAPNLRSLTIISVVVYGWQFGGLPRLDNATIDLDTYMYEGDLGEFLAGVAHARKLTLTTFYLPKMGDDTLLETLPYKFFNLRSLFLCTHFCGLYSILATFCLLRNAPSLEELEITINGDQEQETEANTEFQNTQWTNGMCGSLQVVTINDISCLSNEMCFIKLVLSKATSLRTMSIILDDEFSRSNENILSELNTNRRASPHAQVFLQR